The Paenibacillus mucilaginosus 3016 genome includes the window GTGACCCGTCTCAAACCCAAAGCCCCTCCGGCAGGCTGCTCCGGGCAGCCGGTTCTCCGGAGGGACTCTCACTGTCTTCTCTATTCAGCCGAAATGATGTAATAGTACAGCGGCTGGCCGCCGGCATGCACTTCCACTTCCACATCGGCATACGTTTGCTCCACATAGCCCACGAGCTCGGCCGTCTGGCTCTCCACCGCTTCCTCGCCGGTATACAGCGTCAGAATCTCGGCTCCGCCGCCGAGCAGGCTGTCGATCAGCCTGCGGCAGGACTCCAGGAGATCCGGCTCCGCCGAAACGATCCGGGAGTTGTGGATGCCGATGTAATCGCCCTGCTTGATATCGATGCCGTCCATCTGTGTATCCCGGACGGCGTACGTCACCTGGCCGGCCTGCCCCCCCTGCAGCGCCTGGCCCATATCCTCGGCGTTCTCTTCCGCGTCCGCCTCTTCGTTAAAGGCCAGGACCGCGGAGATACCCTGAGGAATCGATTTGCTCGGGATGACGATGATCTGTTTGTCCTCCACCAGCTCGACCGCCTGCTGGGCGGCCAGAATAATGTTGGAGTTGTTCGGGAGCACGAAGATCGTGCGGGCGTCCACTTCGGCCACCGCACGGACGATATCCTCGGTGCTCGGGTTCATCGTCTGGCCGCCGTGAAGCACGCGGTCCACGCCCAGGCTCTGGAAGATGCCGGAGATGCCTTCGCCGACGGAGACCGCCACGAAGCCGTACTTCTTCCATTCGGCCTGGCTGCGGGTCCCGGCCGCCTGCTGCGCCTCCGCGATCTGCTCCTCGGCGCGCCGCACCTCGGCGGCCATGTGTCCCGCTTCCTCGCTGAGGATATGCGTATGCTGATCGCGCATATTCTCGATCTTGATCCGGCTGAGGTCGCCGTATTTCTGCGCCAGGTTCATGACCGTACCGGGATATTCGGCATGAATATGCACCTTGACGAGGTCGTCGTCGGCCACCACAAGCAGTGAATCGCCGAAAGCGGACAGCTCCTCGCGGAACACGCTCTCCTCGAATTCGCGGCTCGCCGGCTTGCCCGAATTCAGCGTCACCATGAATTCGGTACAATAGCCGAATTCAATGTCTTCGGTGGCAAGCTTCGACTGGGCGCTGGTCAGCTCGTGAGCGTTCGCGTAAACGCCGGCCCCGCGTCCCGCCCCATACCCGGTCTCCGCCGGCTCGTCGAGCGGCTGGACCGCACCGAAGGCGGCATACGGCATATCGGCCGGTTCTTCAATGACAGCGGGCTCTTCGGATTCCAGGGCCGACAGGAAGCCTTCGTAGATCAGGACCAGGCCCTGACCGCCGGAGTCGACTACCCCGACCTGCTTCAGTACAGGCAGCATGTCCGGTGTACGGTCGAGCGCCTCCTGGCCTTTGCTCAGGATATCCGCCATGACGGACACGACGCTGGTCTGACGCTTCGCGGACAGCAGCCCCTGTTTGGCGGCCTCCTTCGCGACGGTCAGGATCGTCCCTTCCACGGGCTTGACCACGGCCTTGTACGCCATGTCCACCCCGTTCTGGAACGCGGCAGCCACCTGCTGGCTGTTTGCCGCAGGCAGATCCGACACCGCCTTGGAGAAGCCGCGGAAGAGCTGCGACAGGATAACGCCCGAATTGCCGCGCGCTCCCATCAGGAGGCCCTTCGCCAGAGCCTCGGCCGCCTTGCCGAGATGCTCCGAAGGCCTGCGGCGCAGCTCCTCCACCCCGGAGGTCAGCGTCAGGTTCATATTCGTCCCTGTGTCGCCGTCCGGCACCGGGAATACGTTGAGCGCATTCACCCGGTCGACGTTCGTCCGCAGGCGGTATGCCCCTGCCTCGACCATCCGTATAAAGTCTTGCCCGTTCATTTCGTTTAAGCGCTTACTCAAAAAGACCATTCCCCTTCCTGCGATTACCCTGCCCGGCGCGTCAGTCACCTGGCTCGTCTGACAACTGCTGCATGACAGTCTTTACTCTGCGATTCGCACGCCC containing:
- a CDS encoding DAK2 domain-containing protein, with the protein product MVFLSKRLNEMNGQDFIRMVEAGAYRLRTNVDRVNALNVFPVPDGDTGTNMNLTLTSGVEELRRRPSEHLGKAAEALAKGLLMGARGNSGVILSQLFRGFSKAVSDLPAANSQQVAAAFQNGVDMAYKAVVKPVEGTILTVAKEAAKQGLLSAKRQTSVVSVMADILSKGQEALDRTPDMLPVLKQVGVVDSGGQGLVLIYEGFLSALESEEPAVIEEPADMPYAAFGAVQPLDEPAETGYGAGRGAGVYANAHELTSAQSKLATEDIEFGYCTEFMVTLNSGKPASREFEESVFREELSAFGDSLLVVADDDLVKVHIHAEYPGTVMNLAQKYGDLSRIKIENMRDQHTHILSEEAGHMAAEVRRAEEQIAEAQQAAGTRSQAEWKKYGFVAVSVGEGISGIFQSLGVDRVLHGGQTMNPSTEDIVRAVAEVDARTIFVLPNNSNIILAAQQAVELVEDKQIIVIPSKSIPQGISAVLAFNEEADAEENAEDMGQALQGGQAGQVTYAVRDTQMDGIDIKQGDYIGIHNSRIVSAEPDLLESCRRLIDSLLGGGAEILTLYTGEEAVESQTAELVGYVEQTYADVEVEVHAGGQPLYYYIISAE